The following coding sequences lie in one Ictalurus furcatus strain D&B chromosome 7, Billie_1.0, whole genome shotgun sequence genomic window:
- the emilin2a gene encoding EMILIN-2, whose amino-acid sequence MSVKPHLSSLGFAFVVFLGSVSLSLQYNTHRLRNKNWCAFIVQKNVSCAVRADLPAVLEAEAAPCPPHQPDCEPPVMYRTHFQPSYRISYKTVTELEWRCCPGYQGPDCKELKGTPNRQMLLKPQPKPHPQPYTGYTQNLQRPERREIEQYDTYHEIGKTRQLEEEVQRLSQTVLDLQAAMTSMTANLRNDLQEDTSKMLATLLSNMHVQDSAKTGGTEESLVHLDGHQAARGLEERGMEKVLARLNDVTDALKSKDEAIEELREAVTGHSGQIRMLMDASQGPAVTAGASSDIDILQSYIDTKFEKLKKELAVDMKDEIAKLKSACDDRMLSFQKACKEGWNRSYDNLTKLLDSQEAELRKEIRELRLDTAMSDGLVRTHRQTAPFKEDDNDLQKTLQRLVDAHQVLNARVDNELGHLSMLQLEDVFGPRMDELEDRMNVTERNAEAYCFYVDRKLTQAIAEETAKIRELLDKRLNSMADQFTTMLIEMSNTSFPGMFSETVDALQTQVNANKYEIQGLEDKLNAIQHICSIDCNSSPSIDPQNLGSLASITQDVRHCRNQLDVLSTNVESSAAKLVHLEDVVDSLKLENQLNSVSMQDVHNKLKPLMDNVSGLTGAVTGLGDVMSKFSQQLQTLNSSCCKEAQIEQIQIPSMVPPASHEASKPSHSQVEELSNRLDRLSSQVTAELTLCKEKAEGVAEGISAVGSRIATLEDLCGKVNDERNQVQAMKEDLERNLAQMNSTLQIHSRGIGNLQITLHNVQTQLADSKNHTTKQQGVPVKQEKPSTLPDSRSVFPPRIPEIHIPVRIPQRTVPNTSRIYIHQPSNPRQPYAPLQPLSPHQQPRKPVVLTGVAGPPGYAQRVPSRRERGSPDLGKPINGFAGAPGYSPVNPVAYKPHPIAASQVLWNPAQRLVATPVSSERNAFVEPFSFSAGLTHQEFLGDFGIIRFNRVLVNDGGHYNPQTGIFTAPTNGRYLISAVLTAPRHERLEAVLSVSERSVQKLDSAGYGGHNGQHASRPCQCGSSVSFSLILSLRAGDRVALVRTAGTLALSEAKEILSTFSGIFLYSTQVHR is encoded by the exons ATGAGTGTAAAGCCTCATCTGAGCAGTTTGGGGTTCGCATTTGTGGTGTTTTTGGGAAGCGTTTCTCTGAGTCTCCAGTACAACACGCACAGGCTCAGAAACAA AAACTGGTGCGCGTTTATCGTGCAGAAGAACGTGAGCTGCGCAGTGCGCGCGGACCTTCCTGCAGTGCTTGAAGCTGAGGCTGCGCCCTGCCCTCCACACCAACCCGACTGCGAGCCTCCAGTGAT GTATCGGACCCATTTTCAACCCAGTTACAGGATTTCCTATAAGACCGTTACTGAACTGGAATGGAGGTGCTGTCCAGGGTATCAAGGTCCAGACTGCAAAGAACTAAAAGGCACCCCAAATCGGCAAATGTTACTTAAACCTCAACCAAAACCACATCCTCAGCCCTATACTGGATACACGCAAAACTTACAAA GGCCAGAGAGACGCGAGATAGAGCAGTACGACACCTACCATGAAATTGGGAAAACTCGTCAACTGGAGGAAGAAGTGCAGCGCCTTTCTCAGACAGTGTTGGACCTCCAGGCAGCCATGACTAGCATGACTGCGAACCTACGTAACGATCTACAGGAAGACACCAGCAAAATGCTCGCCACTCTCCTCAGCAACATGCATGTGCAAGATAGCGCAAAAACAGGAGGCACCGAGGAAAGCTTGGTGCATCTGGATGGACACCAAGCCGCAAGGGGACTCGAGGAGAGGGGCATGGAAAAAGTGCTGGCTAGGCTTAATGATGTGACAGATGCCCTGAAAAGCAAGGATGAGGCGATCGAGGAGCTGCGGGAAGCTGTGACTGGACACAGTGGCCAGATCCGAATGCTAATGGACGCTTCTCAGGGACCAGCAGTTACCGCTGGTGCCTCCTCAGACATTGATATCCTTCAGTCCTACATTGATACTAAGTTTGAGAAATTAAAGAAGGAGCTGGCTGTGGACATGAAGGATGAGATAGCAAAGCTGAAGAGTGCATGTGATGATAGGATGCTGTCTTTTCAGAAGGCCTGTAAAGAGGGATGGAATAGAAGTTATGACAACCTGACAAAACTACTGGACAGCCAGGAGGCTGAGCTCAGGAAGGAGATACGCGAGCTACGTCTGGATACGGCTATGTCCGACGGACTGGTGCGCACTCACAGGCAAACAGCTCCATTTAAAGAGGATGACAATGATCTACAAAAAACGCTTCAGCGTCTGGTAGATGCTCATCAAGTCTTAAACGCCCGTGTGGACAACGAATTGGGACATCTGTCCATGCTACAGCTGGAAGATGTATTTGGTCCTCGCATGGATGAGCTTGAAGACAGGATGAATGTGACCGAGAGGAACGCAGAAGCCTACTGCTTCTACGTGGATAGGAAGTTAACCCAGGCTATAGCCGAAGAGACGGCAAAGATCCGGGAGCTCTTGGACAAGAGACTGAATTCTATGGCGGACCAGTTTACAACCATGCTGATCGAGATGAGTAACACCTCCTTCCCAGGGATGTTCAGCGAGACTGTTGATGCTCTGCAAACACAGGTTAATGCAAACAAGTATGAGATTCAGGGTCTGGAGGACAAATTGAATGCTATTCAGCACATCTGCTCCATTGACTGCAACTCAAGTCCATCCATTGATCCTCAAAACCTAGGCAGTCTGGCTAGTATTACGCAGGACGTGAGGCACTGTAGAAATCAACTGGACGTCCTGAGCACCAATGTTGAAAGCAGTGCAGCAAAGCTTGTACACTTAGAGGATGTAGTTGATTCTCTGAAGCTTGAGAACCAACTGAACAGTGTTAGCATGCAGGATGTGCACAACAAGTTGAAGCCTCTAATGGATAATGTGAGTGGTCTGACTGGAGCTGTGACAGGGTTAGGAGATGTCATGAGCAAGTTTAGCCAACAGCTTCAGACCTTGAACTCTAGTTGTTGCAAAGAAGCACAGATAGAACAGATTCAGATACCATCAATGGTACCGCCTGCGTCCCACGAGGCAAGCAAACCAAGCCACAGTCAGGTGGAGGAGCTCAGCAACAGACTAGATAGGCTGAGTTCCCAAGTGACTGCAGAGTTGACTCTTTGTAAGGAGAAGGCAGAAGGTGTAGCTGAAGGCATCTCTGCAGTAGGCAGCAGGATTGCTACACTAGAAGACTTGTGTGGGAAGGTAAATGATGAGAGAAATCAAGTTCAGGCTATGAAAGAGGATCTGGAGAGGAACTTGGCTCAAATGAACTCCACACTGCAGATACACTCCAGGGGGATCGGCAACCTCCAGATCACCCTGCACAATGTTCAGACTCAACTTGCGGACTCTAAGAACCATACCACAAAGCAGCAAG GAGTGCCAGTGAAGCAGGAGAAACCCAGTACTCTCCCTGATTCAAGGAGTGTATTCCCACCGAGGATTCCTGAGATCCACATTCCTGTGCGGATACCTCAGAGGACAGTGCCCAATACTTctcgtatatatatacaccagcCCTCAAACCCACGCCAGCCTTACGCCCCTCTGCAGCCTTTAAGCCCACACCAACAGCCTCGTAAACCAGTCGTCTTGACCGGAGTGGCCGGACCGCCGGGATACGCACAAAGAGTCCCGTCTCGCCGGGAGCGTGGATCCCCCGACTTAGGCAAACCCATTAACGGATTCGCAGGTGCACCAG GCTATTCTCCCGTGAATCCGGTGGCATATAAACCCCACCCGATCGCTG CTTCCCAGGTGTTATGGAATCCTGCACAAAGGCTTGTTGCAACACCAG TGTCGTCTGAGAGAAACGCGTTTGTAgagcctttctctttctccgcTGGCCTCACACACCAGGAGTTCTTGGGAGATTTTGGCATCATCCGTTTTAATAGAGTGCTAGTTAACGACGGAGGACACTACAATCCCCAAACAg GAATCTTCACGGCGCCAACGAACGGTCGTTATCTAATCTCGGCCGTGCTGACAGCTCCTCGGCACGAGCGGCTGGAGGCTGTACTATCCGTGTCTGAGCGCAGCGTGCAGAAGCTAGATTCAGCAGGTTATGGAGGACACAATGGGCAGCACGCATCAAGGCCTTGTCAGTGTGGTAGTTCTGTCTCGTTCAGCCTAATCCTGTCGCTGCGTGCAGGAGATCGAGTCGCACTAGTGCGCACAGCTGGAACCCTCGCCCTCTCGGAGGCCAAAGAGATACTCTCCACGTTCAGCGGTATCTTCCTCTATTCCACTCAGGTTCACAGATAA